The following are encoded together in the Chlorocebus sabaeus isolate Y175 chromosome 12, mChlSab1.0.hap1, whole genome shotgun sequence genome:
- the FOXB2 gene encoding forkhead box protein B2 yields the protein MPRPGKNSYSDQKPPYSYISLTAMAIQHSAEKMLPLSDIYKFIMERFPYYREHTQRWQNSLRHNLSFNDCFIKIPRRPDQPGKGSFWALHPDCGDMFENGSFLRRRKRFKVLRADHTHLHAGSTKGAPGAGPGGHLHPHHHHHPHHHHHHHAAAHHHHHHHPPQPPPPPPPPPPHMVHYFHQQPPTAPQPPPHLPSQPPQQPPQQSQPQQPSHPGKMQEAAAVAAAAAAAAAAAVGSVGRLSQFPPYGLGSAAAAAAAAAASTSGFKHPFAIENIIGRDYKGVLQAGGLPLASVMHHLGYPVPGQLGNVVSSVWPHVGVMDSVAAAAAAAAAAGVPVGPEYGAFGVPVKALCHSASQSLPAVPVPIKPTPALPPVSALQPGLTVPAASQQPPAPSTVCSAAAASPVASLLEPTAPPAAESKGGSLHSVLVHS from the coding sequence ATGCCGCGGCCGGGGAAGAACTCGTACAGCGACCAAAAGCCGCCCTACTCTTACATCTCGCTGACCGCCATGGCAATTCAGCACTCGGCCGAGAAGATGCTGCCTCTGAGCGACATCTACAAGTTTATCATGGAGCGCTTCCCCTACTACCGCGAGCACACACAGCGCTGGCAGAACAGCCTGCGCCACAACCTCTCCTTCAACGACTGCTTCATCAAGATTCCGCGGCGCCCCGACCAGCCTGGCAAGGGTAGCTTCTGGGCACTGCACCCCGACTGCGGGGACATGTTCGAGAACGGCAGCTTCCTGCGGCGTCGCAAGCGCTTCAAGGTGCTGCGCGCGGACCATACTCACCTGCACGCGGGAAGCACCAAGGGCGCGCCAGGCGCCGGGCCGGGAGGGCACCTTcacccccatcaccaccaccacccccatcaccaccatcatcaccacgcTGCCGcgcaccaccaccatcaccaccacccaccccagccgccgccgccgccgcccccgccgccgccccaCATGGTGCACTATTTCCACCAGCAACCGCCTACTGCTCCGCAGCCGCCTCCGCATCTCCCGTCGCAGCCCCCGCAGCAACCGCCCCAGCAGTCGCAGCCTCAGCAGCCGTCTCATCCCGGCAAGATGCAGGAGGCGGCGGCCgtggcagcggcggcggcggcggcagcggcagccGCGGTGGGCAGCGTGGGACGCCTGTCTCAGTTCCCACCTTACGGGCTGGGCTcggccgccgccgctgccgccgcggCCGCGGCGTCCACATCAGGCTTCAAGCACCCCTTTGCCATTGAGAACATTATTGGCCGGGACTACAAGGGCGTGCTGCAGGCTGGAGGGCTGCCCTTGGCGTCCGTCATGCATCACCTGGGCTACCCCGTGCCCGGCCAGCTCGGCAACGTCGTCAGCTCAGTGTGGCCGCACGTTGGCGTCATGGATTCAGTGGccgccgccgcggccgccgcAGCCGCAGCCGGAGTCCCAGTAGGCCCGGAGTATGGGGCCTTCGGGGTCCCGGTCAAGGCCCTGTGCCACTCGGCAAGCCAGAGCCTGCCTGCCGTGCCGGTGCCCATCAAGCCCACGCCTGCGCTGCCACCCGTGTCTGCGCTGCAGCCGGGGCTCACTGTCCCCGCGGCTTCGCAGCAGCCTCCGGCGCCATCCACCGTGTGCTCCGCGGCCGCGGCCTCGCCGGTTGCCTCTCTGCTGGAGCCCACAGCCCCTCCTGCGGCGGAGAGCAAGGGCGGCTCCTTGCACTCGGTGCTAGTGCACTCCTAG